AATAAATACTAAATGGTATTGAAAGTTATTAGACAATTCTGCGCAGCTCTTATTTTCTATATGTGCTTTGTTAGGTTAAACTTTAAACAAATCTAACAGGCAGGACATTGCAGCCATTAAGTGCAATCAATTTTCTTACCTTTGTATCTAACGCTGGAGTGAAAATATTAGGAACATCAAAAAGTTTATTGTAGAAAGCAATTTCTTTAGATGAGTATTCCCTCATCGGACGAACTATCATGATATCTCCATAACGATTATCTGAGAATCCCTGTGTTCAGAAAAGAATAGTATCTAGAAACAACCTCCAACATTATGGGTAAAATTGGATGTCCATGTATCAGGGAATTCTTGTTTAAGAATCAGTACCATCTGGTGCTAAATGAAGTACATATTATTGTACAGATATACAACTCCAGCATAACATAACATACAATACCCAGTTCTGTAGCTACTTTGTTACAGAAATGCAGTtcgcaaaaaaaaaaatacaatttctAAATTCTATTGGGATGCATGTGTGGCACTCACATTTATATCATGAGTTCAATGATTTAGTCATCTGGAGACAAATGTTAGgaattttcatgacccctccaagTCAATAAACGCTTTTGAATGATTATCAATCATTAAAAACATCTATTCTTTCATCGGCTTTTTCTTCCAGCCGCCTCTTTAACAGTTGCTACAATTGAACAAATAACCTAGTAGCAGCACAGCATCCAGGAATAATCTAATGGACCTGCCAGAAAATAAAAGTAACCCACACACTTTTTCTTCAAGACACACATTAGATTATTTTGGGGCATCAAAGTGGTTTGTTCTAAACAGGCTTACACTTCAATTGATAGTGTCCGTCACATTGTTTAAAATATcccacacaaaaaaaaataacCAAGGTCATGGTTATGACCGCACGTTCACAATACAGCACGGGTTTTTCAACGTActttatcctttttttttaaaaaagaaaaagaaaatagttgCATTGATTAATTAGTCTAGGTACTTATCTTCAAATATAATTTCAAGATGAATTTTGCAATTATTACATCCCAGATTCATCATAGCCAAATTAAGAGTTAACTTTATTTCTTACTGTATCAATAGCAAGTGAGGCTCCACGTCCCAATGAAATATTAGTCAGAAGCTTTACTGCCAGTCGGGTACAACTGTCTCCCATCATTATTTTTGTGTAACCTTTGATCCTTGCAGTGTACAACAGCAGATGATGTCTGTTGAGAAATTTTGTTTAAGGATGTAAAATCGACAAAgatcagggggaaaaaaaactatCCATGTACAAGAGCTTGGTCAAAATGATCCAAAttcacacattttttaaaaagctagatAAGAATAAAATATTTGAACAAAGTTTGCGATGCTTAATCACAGTAGCCTTTGGCTTCAACTGCAGTCAGGGTAAATAATGTAAATATTACATCTTAGTAGCACTATATGTTGGTTTCCTACCTATCCAGATGTATCAAAATGTAAGGCCAGAATGAAAGTGGGTTCCTATGTACATTTCAAAGGCTTGCCATTACTATTTTCCTACACTACAGGAATGACTACCACTTATAATAGCTCTTCATTGGTTGCAAATTGTTTTATGCATGTCCTAATGTTGTGAAAGGTACTAGATCAATGCAAAATCTTTTTCTATTTTGGGTTGTCTTCAAGGAATAATTCAACAAGGTGCTTGAACGAACAATTTGGGCCTCAAAATTGGATTATCGCTGTCTAACAATCCTGTTTGAAAGCGCATTGGAACAAATGCCGAGTTATGGACAGATTTGGCTCAGCTGTGATGTCCCCATGGATGACTAGCTTAATAATACACAACATTCCAGACTTGCAAAGATTGAGCACTTTAGCAGCGTACCAGAAGGGAATCGACATCCACCCAACAACTCCTAGCCACATGTCAGCAACTTTAGGACAGATAACAAGAGGGAAGAGAAGGCCttagaatgggtgcagaggagatttaccaggatgagtGATAAAAGTATAGGTTGGAAaagttctccttggaacagattACGAGGTGACCTGGCAGAGGCAGAAAAATAAGTCCATTTGGCAAGCGGGTCAATAAGAGATCACAAATTTAAAATCACTGGCAGAGATCTAGAGGGAAGATGAGGGGATTTTTTGGTCCACTTGGTTGTCAGGAACTTGAAACATGGTGGAAGCTGATcccataaataattttaaaagagaGTTGGACAGGTTCTTGAGGTGTGTAATTTCCAAAACTATATACAAAAATTAAGAACATGGGACGAAGCATGATGGCTCTTTTAAAGAGCTTGTGCAGGTATGACAGGCTAAATATCCACTTTCTACGTTGTCAATTTCTACAGTTCTATGAAAATCAGACACAAAATGAAAATATTAAATTATCAGGAAATAGAGGCTGCCACTTGTTTTAACTGAATTAATGAAGTACATTTTACTGCTCCTAATGGCCAAGGCACTGGACAATTATTTCTAAGACATTGAATACAGAAAAAGCATTATCAAGTTTTggtaaaatgaataaaatgagaTAGCAGAATCTGAAAGTTTAGTGCAAGTACAATTTGGGGATTACTGGGGCAAGTTATGACCTCATCTTAAAGGTGCAATACTAAAATCTATGATGAAGGAACATCAGAGACTACATTTTACCGTAATGTTTGCAGCAATTCTTCTTTAGCGGTCAGTGTCTTTATTGAACTAAACAGTTCCTTTATTGCCTCTGTTTGTGTCAAGTTAAATGGCCATTTTCCACAGGTGGAAGTTTCTGAGGTGGTGTTCCCAGTATTCTCTTTACTAAAAAGATCACAGATATTGAGTTGAGCAAGTTTTGTTTGAACCTGTTCTTCTGAATGTGTGACATTCAACTGCTCCGCAACTGTAGGTCTTTGTTCAGTATGAGTAAGTGTCTCTCGCTGCTTTTGTAGGAAACCATCCACTGCCTCTTTGTAATTCTCACCATGATGGCTTGCTGGACTGGAGGAAACACTCTGCAACATGGAATTAGGCAATTTGAACAcctacaaaacaaaacaaaacttttaaataAATAACATCAATTTTACTTACGATTACAAATAAAAAAGACAAAATCTCATGGGCTCCACTTCTAAAACTTGCACAGGAAGATACATGGAAAGAAAAATTACCTCCTCTAAATAAACTATATGGTAGGGGAAGCCTGAAGCTTGGAACATGCTTTCCAGCTGTGATAACGTTGCCTGCCTTTCTTCAAGACTCCGTCCACATACAGCTCCCTCTGTAGGAGAAGCAAGAAAGAGACATTAACAATTTCCCTTTGATTTAAAGGAGGTTCTGATGCATACATTCACATAGTTTTCCCTTGTCTATTTTCAACTCTGCAACATTTAGCTTCAATTTACTAGACTCAATTACTCTCAACGCATAATGCAGAAAATAGAGAGGATATGAAAAGGAAATATGGAAAGGGTAGGAGGGAAGTTAAAAAATACAATTTGGAAAGCAAAAGGGAACTACGAAAATAAATTTATCAAGGAATTTAAAAACAGTAAAGTATTCTGCAAACGGATACATAAAGGAATTAAGAAAATGACCACCAGGCAATACACCAAAtaatatcagacagtgacacaaaatGGTGAAAATATCAAGTTACTTTATCTCAGTATTTACTAGGGAGACCAAAAACTTGGACAATATATTGGGAAATATCCAAAAAGATACAAGGACATAGAAGATAGAAAGGGAAGAGATAATTGACAATCTAATGAAACTTAGAAATGGTAAAACCCTGGACTAGATAGACTACAACTGAGCACACTAAAATTAAGGAAGAGAACGCagagatcttgggcaggattttccattggtGACGCTAAAATCACAAAACATGATTGGATGGAGAATAGGTTTCACCGCTAAAATTGCGGCGGGTGCCTATTtgccgccaaatcgcaattctctgtcacaaCAGAGGAGTCAGTGTGATCCGTACAGCAAACACCAtttgcacatcattagcgggcctgacctggtattctccagagcctctgtgatgctccgcctccggtGAGCCGAGTTCCTAACGGCGCAGTtcatttgtgtttttaaaaatcatgaaaccggcattgtggctgctgagggagagaggtgggctATATGGggacgctccagcacaaccagtgccaccttgttggctgggttggtgtgtgtggagattgtaaTGTGCATGTGCGGCTGTAGCTCGTCAGCCTACcgggtgtcaatcacggacccggcggaaccgcaccatttctcattggaattggttgtgttccatgtggcgtcgATGctagttgctgaatcgatccaggttcagcgccagttttgatgttgtgaaagtccacgaattctgcgttgcatcaatacttagtctcagaaaccgaaaatcctgccctttgtaCCCGAGGATGGTTGCAATCCTAGCAGTTGCCACTGGTCCTGGTGCACAGCTGAGATTGAAGAGCTGTCAGTTCTCTGATTGGGAGGCAGGTCTTGACAGGGGGGAACATCCTGCCTTGGTGGGGACAATGCAGCAGAAGCCATGACCTCAGGCAACTAATTGCCTGAGCCATGCAAAATAGTGCCAAGGCGTTCAGGGCTGGCGGAGGGGGACCCCACACTCAGCTGCTGGAAGGGCCGCCACCTCAGTATCAAACCCTAGCCTATGAGGCAGCCCTACTTGTTTTTAATATTGCTCTTCCCTCTCTTCAGTTTAATCAGTGCAGCCTTCATCCGTCTGAACTCTATATCTGGAATGTTGACTCCTATCCATCCTCTACCGACTTGCCACCTTTCCTTATTCCTTCAAAAATCCTTAAAATCTTTGTTCAAGCCTTTTAACAGAAGTTGAATGTTTTTCTCACCATTGtacacaatgtttttttaaacttcaatATTTTATCATGTTATCTGTGATATAAAGTACTTTTTGGTTTCAATATCAATAACATAAATGCAAGAGACAACATAAATGCAAGAGACCCAACACCTAATCTGTCAACATCCCTTCCTTATCCCTCCAAAATCAGATGCTCCAAACAGTACCATAACATTTATCAATAATTAGCTATTTTTCTTAAAATGCAGTATACATTTCATCAATTTCAATTGAAAGTAcggaaatgaaaaaaattaaaactacCCACATGTCCTTTTATTTATAAAGTCAGAAAATGTGCAATACTGTACCATCTATATAAACTATCCCAGGAGAAAAACGCAACTTCTTTGGAGCCTCTCTACACAAACCCTATAAGAGAAACAATAATTTATTATCCTTTGTGAACACAAAACTATTTGCATAGCAGTACAAATAGATTTCCAAGCAATTTCTGCTTCAGTTTAAAAATCAATTGTATCAATTAATGGTGATTTCATCTTTATTTCATCAAAATGTCAAAGTAATtaaagaatagaatcatagaaaggctacagcacagaatgaggcacttggcccattatgtctgcactgGTTGAAAACCAAGCCACAcagtctaatcccactgtccagcaTTTGGTCTGTGGCCCTGCAAATGACGGCACTTCAGGTACGCATCCAGTCACTTTTTAAATGAGTTCAGGATTTCTGCCTCTACTACTCCTTCAGGCCCCTACAACCATCTGGGTGAAAAATcctttcctcatctcccctccaCCAATCGGTTTAAATTAGTACATGACCTCTCTGCTAAATTGAAAAAGACCTTCCCAATCACCCTATCCAGGCCCTCACAAAATTTCTACATCTCAAACAaatttcccctcagcctcctgcattctAAGGAGACTATCTATTCTTTCCTTATACCTGTAATTTTCCAGCTGTGGTACCACCCTCATTAATCTTCTCTGTAGTCTCTTaaatgcaattacatcctttctgtaataAGGTGATTattagaactgcacacagtactcaattTGTGGACTAACTaatgttttatatagttccagcataatgtccctgctcttatattctgtgccaggaATAA
The window above is part of the Scyliorhinus canicula chromosome 9, sScyCan1.1, whole genome shotgun sequence genome. Proteins encoded here:
- the ctu2 gene encoding cytoplasmic tRNA 2-thiolation protein 2 isoform X3, giving the protein MYEVQGQFCCVGHSSWRCVLSCFKEYFVHKFRAMLGKTRLIFPGEQVLLALSGGPTSSAMLCQVQEGLCREAPKKLRFSPGIVYIDEGAVCGRSLEERQATLSQLESMFQASGFPYHIVYLEEVFKLPNSMLQSVSSSPASHHGENYKEAVDGFLQKQRETLTHTEQRPTVAEQLNVTHSEEQVQTKLAQLNICDLFSKENTGNTTSETSTCGKWPFNLTQTEAIKELFSSIKTLTAKEELLQTLRHHLLLYTARIKGYTKIMMGDSCTRLAVKLLTNISLGRGASLAIDTGFSDNRYGDIMIVRPMREYSSKEIAFYNKLFDVPNIFTPALDTKATDKASIHRLTESFVNKLQTDFPSTVSTVYRTSEKLNTACSDLNCGTEQVEKCLLCLCAMDTKVEEASAFHATLISEKLSLKQSPDQMPVKEVTEQSCCSGDGEEEKGKCCGAHSEECYSANSSNRTTDLFSLLCYSCRLTVKDMVSLDLLPQYVLSEAERRKRRAQVREQIQEFLLAPEEETNTTSS
- the ctu2 gene encoding cytoplasmic tRNA 2-thiolation protein 2 isoform X4 translates to MQYFGLCREAPKKLRFSPGIVYIDEGAVCGRSLEERQATLSQLESMFQASGFPYHIVYLEEVFKLPNSMLQSVSSSPASHHGENYKEAVDGFLQKQRETLTHTEQRPTVAEQLNVTHSEEQVQTKLAQLNICDLFSKENTGNTTSETSTCGKWPFNLTQTEAIKELFSSIKTLTAKEELLQTLRHHLLLYTARIKGYTKIMMGDSCTRLAVKLLTNISLGRGASLAIDTGFSDNRYGDIMIVRPMREYSSKEIAFYNKLFDVPNIFTPALDTKATDKASIHRLTESFVNKLQTDFPSTVSTVYRTSEKLNTACSDLNCGTEQVEKCLLCLCAMDTKVEEASAFHATLISEKLSLKQSPDQMPVKEVTEQSCCSGDGEEEKGKCCGAHSEECYSANSSNRTTDLFSLLCYSCRLTVKDMVSLDLLPQYVLSEAERRKRRAQVREQIQEFLLAPEEETNTTSS